GTGCTTGAGCGACGAAGACTTTCCCAGCGATTATGAGCGGTTTCATATATCTGTAGAAGAGTGTGAGAAGCAGCGTAGTTATATGGGCACCATCAACATCGGCATCGGTCATTATTATGATCTTACCGTATCTAAGGCCTGTGATTTCGAAGTCCTCGCCAATACCGGTACCAAGAGCCACGACTATATTGCTTATCGTCTCGCTCTTGAGCATTTTGTCGAAGCTGGCCTTTTCAACGTTCAAAATCTTACCCCTGAGCGGCAAAATCGCCTGTGTATCCCTTGAACGAGCCATTTTTGCCGAGCCTCCGGCCGAATCGCCCTCTACTATGAAGATTTCCGTCTCTTCGATGTTCTCGGATATACAGTCGGCCAATTTTCCAGGTAATGTCGTGTTCTCGAGTACGTTCTTTCTCCTGACCATCTCCCTGGCCTTCTTGGCCGCAAGTCTAGCCCGGGCAGCCTCTAACGCTTTGGTCAGTATGAGCTTGAGGTCCTTCTGGTTGTAATCGAAGAACTCTTCCATCTTTTCTTTGACGACTTTTATCACGGCCTCGTACGCTTCTTCATTTCCGAGCTTGGCTTTCGTTTGACCTTCGAACTGTGGCTCTTTAACGAAGACGCTCAGTATCGCAGTCAGGCCTTCTCTCACATCTTCACCCTGAAGGTTCTGGTCCTTCTCCTTGAGTATGTTGTGCTTTCTGCCAAGATCGTTCATCGTCTTCGTCAGGACCGTCTTGAAACCGGTGAGATGAGTGCCGCCCTCCACGGTTTTTATGTTGTTGACAAACGTTAACGTTTCCTCTTCGTAAGCGGTCGTGTACTGCATCGCGAGCTGGATTTTAACATCGTTGAAGGAGCCCTCGAGGTAGATCGGGTCTTTGTGGATCGGCTTCTTGCTCTTATTGAGGGCTCTGATGAATTCGACGATCCCGCCTTCGAAATGATAGCTCCTGCTTTCATCTATCCTTCTGTCCTCGAAATTCAATCTCAGGCCTCCATTGAGATAGGCCAGCTCCTTGAAGCGCGATTCGAGAATATCGAAATCGAAATCCGTAACTGCGAAGATCAGCGGGTCGGGTTTGAACGTGGTCACAGTACCGTGCAAATCCGTCTCACCGACTATCTCCACCGGTGTAACTGCCTTTCCCCGTTCGTACTTCTGTCTATAGATCTTTCCGTCTGTCATGACCCTCACTTCCATCCACTCGGAAAGAGCGTTCACGACAGAAGCACCGACACCATGAAGACCTCCACTGATCTTGTACGAATCTTTCGAGAACTTTCCTCCGGCATGTAGGGTGGTCATGACGACCTCCAGCGCGCTGGTGCCTGTGTCGGGATGAGTATCGACTGGAATACCTCTCCCATTGTCACTGACCATGACCGATCCATCTTCTAGTATCGTGATATCGA
This portion of the Mesotoga infera genome encodes:
- the gyrB gene encoding DNA topoisomerase (ATP-hydrolyzing) subunit B, with product MSELYNAQNIKILKGLDPVRKRPGMYIGSTGKSGLHHLVYEIVDNSIDEAMGGFCDRIDITILEDGSVMVSDNGRGIPVDTHPDTGTSALEVVMTTLHAGGKFSKDSYKISGGLHGVGASVVNALSEWMEVRVMTDGKIYRQKYERGKAVTPVEIVGETDLHGTVTTFKPDPLIFAVTDFDFDILESRFKELAYLNGGLRLNFEDRRIDESRSYHFEGGIVEFIRALNKSKKPIHKDPIYLEGSFNDVKIQLAMQYTTAYEEETLTFVNNIKTVEGGTHLTGFKTVLTKTMNDLGRKHNILKEKDQNLQGEDVREGLTAILSVFVKEPQFEGQTKAKLGNEEAYEAVIKVVKEKMEEFFDYNQKDLKLILTKALEAARARLAAKKAREMVRRKNVLENTTLPGKLADCISENIEETEIFIVEGDSAGGSAKMARSRDTQAILPLRGKILNVEKASFDKMLKSETISNIVVALGTGIGEDFEITGLRYGKIIIMTDADVDGAHITTLLLTLFYRYMKPLIIAGKVFVAQAPLYKIEMNRQKHYFYSDEELNAFVEKYPDKKLNYSRFKGLGEMNPEQLWETTMNPTDRKLVQITMEDAEEADRVFTILMGSEVEERRSFIERHALSISNLDV